AGACGCCCCAATAGTCCTCGGTCCTGGTCCACATCCTCAAGGAGAGATCGACCGAGCTCTCGCCCAGCGCTACCAGCCATACAGCAGGCTCAGGATCCTTCATCACTCGCTCGTCCGCCTGGGCCAGACCAAGCAGAATCTCGCGCGCCTGCTTGACGCTGTCACCGTAGTCGATTCCGATGTTCAGATCGACCCGACGGGTGGGCTGGCGAGAATAGTTGATCACATTGCCATTGGACAGACTGCCGTTGGGCACGATGATGGTCTTGTTGTCAGGACTCTTGAGTACGGTGTGGAATATCTGGATGCTGTCCACCGTGCCTGCCACGCCCTGAGCTTCGATGTATTCACCGGCCCGAAAAGGACGCAGCATCAGGATCAGCATGCCGCCAGCGAAATTGGCCAGACTGCCCTGCAAGGCCAGACCCACTGCCAGGCCGGCAGCACCGATCAGCGCGATGAACGAGGTCGTCTCGACGCCGATCAT
Above is a window of Halopseudomonas nanhaiensis DNA encoding:
- a CDS encoding mechanosensitive ion channel family protein; translated protein: MNDVIVQLEELQEAWLPLVLQYGSQVLLALVTLLVGWWIIGRFTSGVQALLEKRAVDRTLHGFIGTLVGLGLKILLVVSVAGMIGVETTSFIALIGAAGLAVGLALQGSLANFAGGMLILMLRPFRAGEYIEAQGVAGTVDSIQIFHTVLKSPDNKTIIVPNGSLSNGNVINYSRQPTRRVDLNIGIDYGDSVKQAREILLGLAQADERVMKDPEPAVWLVALGESSVDLSLRMWTRTEDYWGVYWSIIELAKERFDEEGITIPFPQRTLYLQSEAVADDR